The genomic DNA GCAGGTCCGAAAGGCCAGCGTTGATGGGCGTCCAGCTAATACCGCCGTCGGCACTGCGGAAAACGCCGCCGTCGGTGCCTGCATAAAGAGATGCAGGCGATGTTCTGTCGAACATCAGCGAATAAACATAGGGGTTGTCGATGCTGGTGGCACGGTTCCAGGTGACGCCGCCGTCAGTGCTGCGAAACAGACCCCCGTTCGTTCCCGCAACGACGATGCCGGCGCTAGCAGCAAGGGTGTTGATGAAGGGATCGGTGATTCCTGTACTGCCGGAGTTCCAGGTGGCACCACTGTCGGTGCTCTTAAAAATTGCTCCTCCCTCGACAGCGGCATACAGAATCTCGGGCGTATCAGGGTCTACGGCGAGAGCGCTGACTTTCAACGGGCTGAGCCCGGTGCTGCTTGCGTTCCAGGTAATTCCGCCGTCTGTGCTTTTGAACAGTCCGTTTCTCGTGCCTGCATACATGATCGAGCCGATGCTCGGATGGGTGGCGATGGTGGAAATATCAAGGCTGGTGAGGCCGCTGTTCGAGGCGGCCCAGGTGGCTCCACGGTCGAGGCTGCGGAATATCCCCGCATCGGTGGCGGCGTAGACCGTTGCCGGAGAAGTCGGGTTGATGGCGAGCTTCCTGATGTTGAGGCTTCCCAATCCCGTATTGGCCGAGTTCCAGAGGGTCCCGCGAGTGGTGCTTTTGAAGACGCCGCTATTTGCTCCGGCGTAGATGGTAGATGGGGATACGGGGTCTATCGCCAGGCTACGCGCACTGACACTGGAAATGCCGGTGTTCTTCTTTGACCAGTTGGCCCCGTTGTCGGTGCTCTTGTACACGCCGCTGCTGGTCCCCAGGTAGAGGGTGGCCGGGGATACGGGCGCAACTGCAATGCCGTAGACGGGGATATTCCGAAACAAGGTGCTTGGGATGGTCCAGTTGTTACCGCCGGTGGTGGTCCTGAAAATGCCGCTGTAGGTTCCGGCGTAGACAGTGTCGGGCAGGAGCGGGTTGATTGCCAAGGTGCGTATGTATGGGTCGTTGATGCCGGAATTTGCGGAAGCCCAGGTTACGCCGCCGTCGTAGGTTTTTACAACTCCTCCTCCCCATGTCCCAAGATATGCGATCAGCGGATTCGAGGGGTTTACGGCAACGGCCTGAATATTGGAAGCCGGAAGACCTGTGACCTGGCTCCAGTTGTTTCCTCCGTCGCTGCTCCTGAAGAGGCCATTCGTAGTTGCGGCATAGAGGAGGGAATCATCGGCAGGGGCTATGGACTGGACAACCTTTTCTGCAAGCCCGGTGAAGGGGAGCCAGGTTTCACCGGCGTTGCTGCTCCGGTAAGCGCCGTTCCCGGTAGCCGCAAAGATGCTGCCGCCGCGTATTGAGAGGGAGAAGACGAACTGGCTGTTTATGCCGGTCGAGACGCTGCGCCACGTGGTTCCGGCGTCGCCGCTGCGGAAGATCCCACCATTGGTCCCCGCATAGATCGTGGAATGGTTGCCGGGATCGATCTTGACGGCATAGACGGAAAGACCGGCAATGCCCTGGCTGGCGGGGTTCCAGGTGGCGCCGCCATCGGTGCTCTTATAGACGCCGTTTCCGTCGGTTCCGACATAGACGACCGACGGCAGTGTCTGGTCCACCTCGGCGCTGAGCACCACGCCGCCGTCAAATGGGCCGACCTGCTGCCACTCGTAGCGCGGGAAGGAATTCGCCCCTCCCACGGCCACATTTCCCAGCATGACGCACAGCATGAGCAGGACATGCGTCAGCAGCCTCCATCTCTTCGAGATTCCCATCAGTTATTCCCTCCTGAAAAGGTAAATGCGTCAAAGGCAGATCAAGTGGATCGGAATGGAGCAGGCACAGAATGTGTAAACGAAAAGTACGTTACTGTTATCATTAAAGTTGTGGGGGGGAAATTGGGATAAAGTATACAGTATTTTTTAGAAAATGAAATAAATTTATAAATTCTAAGGAAGGGTCGAGTGAAAAAAATTGTGGTGAGGAAACGGGCGCTTGTGAGGGCGCCCGTATGCGTTATTTGCCGAGGGTTTTCTGGCCGGGCTTCCATCCGAGGGGGCACATTTCTCCCGTTTGCAGTGCTTCCAGGACCCTGAGGGTTTCATCCACGCTACGCCCTACCGACTGGTTGTGTACCAGCATGTACTGAAGTACACCTTCAGGGTTGATGATGAAGAGTCCGCGAAGTGCTGCTCCCTCCCGCTCGTCCAGTATGCCGTATGCCGTTGCAATCTCCTTTTTGAAGTCCGCCAGAAGGGGATATTTAAGATCCCCCAGGTCGCCCCGCTGCAGCCATGCCAGATGAGAAAACTTGCTGTCTACCGAGGCTCCCAGGACCTCCGCGTTCATCTTCCGGAAGGAATCGAGGGCCGCGTTGAATCCGCGAATTTCAGTGGGGCAGACAAAGGTGAAGTCATAGGGATAGAAAAAGAGGATGACCCACTTTCCGCGGTAGTCGGCAAGGCTGATGGTGCGGAATTCTTTTCCCGGCTCCTTTCCCACCAGGGCCTCCACGGTAAAGGCGGGGGCGGCTTTCCCTACCCGTGCCGTCTGGGATTGAGGCTGCGCAGCGGGAGGGGCACTCTGTGCCGCAGCACTGCCACAGAAGAACACGGTCATCAATAAGCATACCCATATCTTGCGAAACATATCTCCTCCTGTCCTGCGTCTTTCGATTAATGATAGCTCCATTGGTAATTATTGCAATTGCCCGTGACATTCAAGGATTTTTGTGCAAAATAATCCGAGACAACATACCGAAGGAGGATTACATGGCTGAAGAAACCAACCCGCAGGTACTCCTGGAGACCTCGATGGGGAACATCAAGATCGAACTGTTCAAGGAGAAAGCGCCCATAAGCGTCCGCAACTTCCTTTCTTACGTCAACGACGGTTACTACGAGGGCCTTATTTTTCATCGTGTCATAAAGACCTTCATGATCCAGGGGGGAGGGCTTGATGCCGACATGCAGCAGAAGAAGACGAAATTCGCCATAAAGAACGAGGCTGCGAACGGACTCTCCAACAAGCGTGGAACTCTTGCCATGGCACGCACCAGTGTCGTTGACAGCGCCACTTCACAGTTTTTCATAAACGTCGTAGACAACCCGTTCCTCGATCACAAGGGAAAGAACCCGGACCAGTACGGTTATGCGGTTTTCGGCCAAGTCATCGAGGGAATGGACGCTGTCGATGCCATCAGGGACGTTAAAACGGGAAGCCGTGCCGGCCATTCCGACGTGCCGGTAGACCCGGTCATGATCAACAAGGCAACCGTTCTCCCTGCCGAGTAAACCGAGAGGGGCATCTGACGGTGCCCCTTTTCACTGCAGAGCTGCTTCCGTGTCCTATCCTCCAGATTCCGGAAATGTCCGATCCCAGGCACTCCCTGTAGCGCATTTCGTTCTAATAGCTGCGGTTGCCTGCGTTATATACGCTGGGACCTTCCAAGCGCCGTTCGTCTTTGATGATCGTACCTCCATCGTGGAAAACGGCGTCGTCCACAGCTTGGACGGGTTTCTCCACGAAGGTGCCGGATATCGCAACCATCCCCGCAGGGTCCTTGGATACCTTACTTTCGCCCTGAATTACCAGGTAGGAGGGCTCCATCCGGTTGGCTATCACGCCGTCAACCTTCTCATCCATATCATTGCCGCTATCCTTGTCTATACCCTCTGTAGGATCATCTTTCGGGAACCCAGTATGCGGGAAAGCAGACTGGGAGGTCATGCTCCGCTGATCGCCCTCTCCGCCTCACTTCTTTTTGTCGCACACCCGGTCCAGACGGAGGCGGTTGCCTACATAACCCAGCGCCTCACTTCAATGGCGACGATGCTGTACCTTCTCTCTCTCGTCCTTTGGGCGAAGTGGGGATTGTTGCAGGACGCTGCGCGTCAGACGGCTGTGCCCCGTTGGGTTTATGCGGCCGTCTCCTTTTCCGTTGCCTCTGCGGCCATGCTGACCAAGGAGATTTCGGTTACGTTGCCGCTGGCGGGGCTGCTTTACAGCGCCCTCTTTCTTTCTGTCCCCTGGCGTGTCCGGCTGCTGCGCCTTCTTCCCCTACTCCTGGGGGTGCTTATTCCCGTTGTTGGGTGGCATCTTTCAGGGCCTTCTGCCGATTCGGTAGAGGAGATGCTTGACCAGGCACGAGGAGGCACAGCCGTTTCCCGCTGGGAATACCTCGTGACACAGCCCCGGGTGCTCGTGACGTACCTGCGACTTCTTGTTTTTCCCGTGGCGCAGAATCTGGACTACGATTACCCCTTGTACCATTCGCCGCTGGCCCTGCCGGTATTCTGCTCACTGGTATTTCTGCTGTCTCTGGTCTTTCTGGCTTTGTGGCTTGTGAGACGGGCAAAGGCAGGAAGGATCGATTCAGCATTCTTGTTCATCCCGTTCGGCATCGGGTGGTTTTTCCTTACACTACTTGTGGAGTCAACCGTAATTCCTCTGGATGACGTCATTGCGGAGCACCGGCTCTACCTTCCTTCAGCCGGTGCAGCCATGGCAGTCGCGGTATCGGCTGGTCTTCTGGTTGCGCGAGTGGGGGCAAAGGTGGTGGTGGCTGGTAGCATTGCAGCGGTCCTGCTTCTCGGGACGGCGACGTGGCGGAGGAACGAAGTGTGGCAAAGCCCTCTGGCCCTATGGAGCGATGCGGCGGCGAAATCTCCGGCCAAGGCACGTCCTCGGTACAACCTGGGCACTGTTCTGACCGGACTGGGGCGGTATGACGAGGCCATAGGAGAGTTTCGGGAAGCGCTGAAAAGGAAACCGGAGTATCCCGAGGCGTGGCACAATCTGGGCACTGCTTTCGCGGCAAAGGGTGAAACTGATGAAGCAATTGCTAGCTACAGGCAGGCGCTGCGGCTTGCTCCCGACCTGCCGCAGGCGCATAACTCTCTGGGAACGGCTCTCATGCAGAAAGGGGAAACCGAGGAGGCCGGAGGTCATTTCATCCAGGCGGTCCGGTCTGCGCCGATGTACCCGGACGCCCGCAACAACCTTGGAGCATTTTACGGCATGGAGGGAAAGACCGATGCGGCCATCGCAGAGCTTGAGGAGGCCGTGCGCCTTCAGCCGGACAATCCGCGATTCCGGTTCAATCTGTCGGAGGCGTACGAGCAGAAAGGCTGGGGGGCAAGGGCCGCTGAAGAGCGGCAGAAGGGGGAGCGGTTGAGAAATGGTTCTTGAGGATACGGCGGTTACGGCTCCCTTTTCTCCGGAGAGCGCTTCCGATACCGCATGTCCTGGAGCACTATTTCGCGGAGCGTCTTATCCAGTAAGGCCTTACGGCAATCGACCCTGTCGATGGCGCCGTGACTCATCAGGGTTATGAGCCTGCACCCGCCGAAGCAGAGCGGAAGATAGGCGCAGTCGAGGCACTCCTCCCTCTTCCAGAGGTCGAGGTTGTGTGACTCCCGGTAATCGCCCACCCCCTGGGCCAGCGTTCCTACCGACATTTCCGGCCATCCCATGAAGCCGGGGCACTTGTAGAGGGCGCCGTCCCAGTTCACCACCAGGTCGTTTTCCATTTCCACGACGCAGGCCGACATGGTCGTTTTCTTTACTGCAAATCCGCGCTTCAACGTCTCCTCCCGCAGGAAGAGGGCGGCTTCGGCAACCCACGGCTCGCTGCTGGAGATGCAGCCATGCCCGCTGTCTGTTCCGACCAGACCCCCGGTTTTAGGCATTATCGGAGCAAACTCGACGAATCCCAGCTTCTCCGGGCCGATCCCGCGTTCTTTGAGCACGTCGAGCATCGTGGGGAATTCGCGGTAGTTCTCCTCGGTGAAGTTCCCTCCTATCTGGACCTCGGTAAGGTTAGCCACTTCCGCGATATTGGTGACTATTACGTCGAAGCTCCCCTTCCCGGAGACGAAGGGGCGCTGGCGGTCGTGAATGTGGCGAGGGCCGTCGAGAGTGACGATGGCGCCGGTAAGCCCGAGGGGGAGAAGTTTCTCCACCACTTTCCTCGTTAGTAGCGTTCCGTTGGTGGTGAGGGAGAAGGTGTAGGAGGAACCGGTTTGTCCTGCTTCTTCCAGCAGTCGGGTGGAGATTTCCGTGATGAGGGGAATGGAAAGAAGCGGCTCGCCGCCGTAGAAGCCGAGCCTGACGTCACCCCCTTTCCGGAGGTGATTCCGCACGTGCTCGACGAGCAGGCCTGCGGTTTCTTCGGACATGTACTGTTTTTTCCGAAAGTTACCCTCGAAACAGTAGGGGCACGCCAGGTTGCAGTCGAGGTTGAGGGCCACCTTCGCGCGGAACATCCTGCTCCGGCTGTTGGTTTGCTCCATCAGGGTTTCCATCTCCTGCCGTTCCCGGTCACGGTCCTCAACGAGGATGCCGACACGCTGCAGTGCTGCCGTTTCCGCTTCACCCGCGTTTCCTGATGTAATGTCGTCGAGGCGCGATTCGGGGATGCGGACGACGGAGCCCTTACGGGTTGAGTAGAGGATGATACATCCCGGCCTGTCGGGGCAGGGCCAGATTTTAACATAGCGTGACAACGGCATTAATTCTCCGAAAAAAAAGGGGAGCAGAAGCTCCCCTTGAGCAACGAGGCGCAACAACAGGTCTAGAATCTGCCAAATCCTACCGTGCAACACCCCATAATGCCGTCAGCGTCGTCGATTCCTTCATCTATGACTTCCAGCTCCATCTCCCGCTCGACCTTCTCGCTGTCGTTTCCCATAAATCCTCCTATTGGGAATTTCTCATCCTTTTTCAGGATGTTAGCCAGCATTATATGCTGGACATGAAAAGGTGGAAAGTGATAAATACTCGCTGCGACATTGCGCCTCATTATCGCGTGTCGGCACCTGCTTCTGTTCCCTTGAGGGCTTCTTGTACAAGAAATTCCTGACAGCTATGGCAGTCCTCCTTGCCGTGTGGAGTGCAGCAGTGCCCTCTCCCCGCGCTGAGGAGGGCTCGTCTACCCTCGCTCTTTTCGAGGGGGAAGAGGAGCCGGTCCTTTCCACATCCCGCGTTCCCCGCCCGGTATCTCGCATCGCCGAAAATGTCACCGTCGTCACCGCCGACCAGATCGCCCTTCTCAACGCCCACACCCTTGCCGATGTCCTTCAGACGATCCCGGGTATCCAGCTTCAGTATACCCGCACCCCCGGAACATGGACCGACTTCTTCATCCAGGGCGCGATCGGGACGGACACCCACATACTGCTCCTCATCGACGGTGTCCAGATCAACACGTATGTTCAGGGGATCACAGATCCGGGGGGCATCCCGGTACAGCAGATCGATCGGATAGAAATCATCAAAGGCGCGGCATCTCCCTCGTGGGGGCCTGCCCTGGGAGGGGTCGTCAACGTTATCACGAAGTCGCCGGAGAATCAGCGCCGGTTGACCGGTGCTCTCTCCACCTCGCTGGGTGAACGATCTACGAGCGATACCAGAGGGGAAGCCAGCGGCACCATCGGCAGGCTCGGCTACTACCTATCCGGCGGCACCCTTCATTCGGACGGCCTCCTCCCCAATAATGGAATCAATCAAAACAACGGTTACCTGAAGCTCACCTATGACCTTCCGACGAACGGACTCCTGACGCTGGGCGCGAGCATACGTGACAATAGGCAGGGAATGGAGGAGGGATGGCTTCTTCCGTGGGGCATCTTTGTTCATGACTTTGGGAAAATAGATTCCGGATATTCGTTCCTGTCTCTCGACCAGCCGCTGGCGGAGCGTACGACCCTCACCATAAACCTGCGGGGGAGCAGCCGGGACAGTGAAACCACCTGGGGAAATATTGCCGGCGGCACTTTCGTGATCGATCAGG from Geobacter sp. DSM 9736 includes the following:
- a CDS encoding TonB-dependent siderophore receptor; this encodes MYKKFLTAMAVLLAVWSAAVPSPRAEEGSSTLALFEGEEEPVLSTSRVPRPVSRIAENVTVVTADQIALLNAHTLADVLQTIPGIQLQYTRTPGTWTDFFIQGAIGTDTHILLLIDGVQINTYVQGITDPGGIPVQQIDRIEIIKGAASPSWGPALGGVVNVITKSPENQRRLTGALSTSLGERSTSDTRGEASGTIGRLGYYLSGGTLHSDGLLPNNGINQNNGYLKLTYDLPTNGLLTLGASIRDNRQGMEEGWLLPWGIFVHDFGKIDSGYSFLSLDQPLAERTTLTINLRGSSRDSETTWGNIAGGTFVIDQAVSDRESAWGGSAKLSWGDSSTGVVGGFDYDHVNVHADITIPPTTTSFDRSFDRWGAYANGAFSLGRFTLLPGIRLDHTGIAGEYLSYNAGATFRVTEKTFLRAYGARGYGMPSLGLSENIQKVWTAQAGVESNDIPYLWLKGTLFYNRIWDVLIDANPSTFARQTKQGFEVEARTLSWQGISLSGGYTFTDARDADTHERLQGVPQHGAKLGLTYDDSRIGLKGIATGNYVWWRSPSIFEGRYTAITWDLHLTQKLPRLGYIEPEVFFSARNLFNGAQYSKLIFRNAPRWIEGGVRFRF
- a CDS encoding peptidylprolyl isomerase, whose translation is MAEETNPQVLLETSMGNIKIELFKEKAPISVRNFLSYVNDGYYEGLIFHRVIKTFMIQGGGLDADMQQKKTKFAIKNEAANGLSNKRGTLAMARTSVVDSATSQFFINVVDNPFLDHKGKNPDQYGYAVFGQVIEGMDAVDAIRDVKTGSRAGHSDVPVDPVMINKATVLPAE
- the gptM gene encoding geopeptide radical SAM maturase, which encodes MPLSRYVKIWPCPDRPGCIILYSTRKGSVVRIPESRLDDITSGNAGEAETAALQRVGILVEDRDRERQEMETLMEQTNSRSRMFRAKVALNLDCNLACPYCFEGNFRKKQYMSEETAGLLVEHVRNHLRKGGDVRLGFYGGEPLLSIPLITEISTRLLEEAGQTGSSYTFSLTTNGTLLTRKVVEKLLPLGLTGAIVTLDGPRHIHDRQRPFVSGKGSFDVIVTNIAEVANLTEVQIGGNFTEENYREFPTMLDVLKERGIGPEKLGFVEFAPIMPKTGGLVGTDSGHGCISSSEPWVAEAALFLREETLKRGFAVKKTTMSACVVEMENDLVVNWDGALYKCPGFMGWPEMSVGTLAQGVGDYRESHNLDLWKREECLDCAYLPLCFGGCRLITLMSHGAIDRVDCRKALLDKTLREIVLQDMRYRKRSPEKREP
- a CDS encoding tetratricopeptide repeat protein; protein product: MRESRLGGHAPLIALSASLLFVAHPVQTEAVAYITQRLTSMATMLYLLSLVLWAKWGLLQDAARQTAVPRWVYAAVSFSVASAAMLTKEISVTLPLAGLLYSALFLSVPWRVRLLRLLPLLLGVLIPVVGWHLSGPSADSVEEMLDQARGGTAVSRWEYLVTQPRVLVTYLRLLVFPVAQNLDYDYPLYHSPLALPVFCSLVFLLSLVFLALWLVRRAKAGRIDSAFLFIPFGIGWFFLTLLVESTVIPLDDVIAEHRLYLPSAGAAMAVAVSAGLLVARVGAKVVVAGSIAAVLLLGTATWRRNEVWQSPLALWSDAAAKSPAKARPRYNLGTVLTGLGRYDEAIGEFREALKRKPEYPEAWHNLGTAFAAKGETDEAIASYRQALRLAPDLPQAHNSLGTALMQKGETEEAGGHFIQAVRSAPMYPDARNNLGAFYGMEGKTDAAIAELEEAVRLQPDNPRFRFNLSEAYEQKGWGARAAEERQKGERLRNGS
- a CDS encoding peroxiredoxin, translated to MFRKIWVCLLMTVFFCGSAAAQSAPPAAQPQSQTARVGKAAPAFTVEALVGKEPGKEFRTISLADYRGKWVILFFYPYDFTFVCPTEIRGFNAALDSFRKMNAEVLGASVDSKFSHLAWLQRGDLGDLKYPLLADFKKEIATAYGILDEREGAALRGLFIINPEGVLQYMLVHNQSVGRSVDETLRVLEALQTGEMCPLGWKPGQKTLGK